TAGATAGCGGACAAAAGGGCCCTGGCAAACAAGGCGACTAATCTGCTGCTGCAACGCATCAAAAAGCCCCGTTAACCTTTAGTTAACGGGGCTTTTTGATGCGTTGATGTGAATGGTGGACGAGCTACGGTACCACATTCAGCCGAACTACCCGGGTATCTACGTCACCTTTATCGAAGAAATCCTGTTCAAAAAGGATCGTCTTGTTATCGAGCCAGCGGGGGTTGGTGCAGCCCCATTCCGTTTGTCGTTCCCAGAGCAAGCGCAAGTTACTTCCTTCTGCCGACCAGAGCTGTAGGCCACTTGGCTCGAAGTGGGCCAGTACATCGGAGTTGCCGCACACAAAGTGGCGCCCGTCGGGCGAAATCACGGGTGGCGCCATGAGCTGCGTACGTCTACCGTTGCGCTGGTCTACCAGCATGTAGTAGCCGCCTTCGTAGAGGTGCACCGATACCAGCCATTGTTTAATTTCGGGCAGGCTGGTTACGTACTCGTAGGCCACATGCTGCTCATTCCCTACCGGGTTATTGAGCAGGCGTACTTCCGGTCCTTTTGTAGGGCGCAGGCGCAACGCCCTGCCTGTCCGGAGTACTTGTGCTCCTGCGTGCACCAGGCGGCGTTTCTCTTCTACCGTAAAATCCAGAAACGATTCTTCTTCCTCTGCCGAAGCAGGTTTGGCTATTACCCAAGCCGGGCTTTCCAGCTTATCATAGACTGGCCTAGGAGCCGGATATATGCGCAGCACGCGCCCCGGAACCTGCACGATAGTATCGAGATGAGCGAGGCGGTAGATGCGGGGTGGAGTAGGAGGCTTTGGCAGCTGCGGCGGCAACGCTACCGAAGGGCGCTGCTTTTCGGCTGGCTGCATATGCAGGGAGCAGGCCGGCAAAAAAGCAACTAAGGGCAGGGCAGTCGCAACAGTGCGCAGCCGAAATAGCACGGTTTTCAACGAAAACGGCGGTACAGGATAGGTAGAAAAGCGGATGCGAGACCGGGAGGATGAGTTC
The Hymenobacter gelipurpurascens DNA segment above includes these coding regions:
- a CDS encoding TolB-like translocation protein, with the protein product MQPAEKQRPSVALPPQLPKPPTPPRIYRLAHLDTIVQVPGRVLRIYPAPRPVYDKLESPAWVIAKPASAEEEESFLDFTVEEKRRLVHAGAQVLRTGRALRLRPTKGPEVRLLNNPVGNEQHVAYEYVTSLPEIKQWLVSVHLYEGGYYMLVDQRNGRRTQLMAPPVISPDGRHFVCGNSDVLAHFEPSGLQLWSAEGSNLRLLWERQTEWGCTNPRWLDNKTILFEQDFFDKGDVDTRVVRLNVVP